Proteins encoded together in one Eubalaena glacialis isolate mEubGla1 chromosome 7, mEubGla1.1.hap2.+ XY, whole genome shotgun sequence window:
- the MON1A gene encoding vacuolar fusion protein MON1 homolog A: MAADMQRKRSSEGPDGTLAPSDGQSVERAESPTPGLAQGMEPGAGQEGAMFVHARSYEDLTESEDGAASGEIPKEGAGGPPPLPTDMRQISQDFSELSTQLTGVARDLQEEMLPGSSEDWPESPGAAGRPATEPSREGTGEGDEEETAEAWRLHQKHVFVLSEAGKPVYSRYGSEEALSSTMGVMVALVSFLEADKNAIRSIHADGYKVVFVRRSPLVLVAVARTRQSAQELAQELLYIYYQILSLLTGAQLSHIFQQKQNYDLRRLLSGSERITDNLLQLMARDPSFLMGAARCLPLAAAVRDVVSASLQQARARSLVFSILLARNQLVALVRRKDQFLHPIDLHLLFNLISSSSSFREGEAWTPVCLPKFNAAGFFHAHISYLEPDTDLCLLLVSTDREDFFAVSDCRRRFQERLRKRGAHLALREALRTPYYSVAQVGIPDLRHFLYKSKSSGLFTSPEIEAPYTSEEEQERLLGLYQYLHSRAHNASRPLKTIYYTGPNENLLAWVTGAFELYMCYSPLGTKASAVSAIHKLMRWIRKEEDRLFILTPLTY; this comes from the exons ATGGCTGCTGACATGCAGAGGAAGAGAAGCAGCGAAGGCCCCGATGGCACGTTGGCTCCTTCTGATGGGCAGAGTGTGGAGAGAGCTGAGAGCCCCACACCAGGACTGGCCCAGGGAATGGAGCCAG GTGCCGGACAGGAGGGTGCCATGTTCGTCCATGCCCGTTCCTACGAGGACCTGACTGAATCAGAGGATGGGGCGGCTTCTGGGGAGATCCCCAAGGAGGGTGCTGGTGGTCCCCCACCGCTGCCTACAGACATGCGCCAGATCAGCCAGGACTTCAGTGAGCTGAGCACCCAGCTGACGGGTGTCGCCCGAGACCTGCAGGAGGAGATGCTTCCAGGAAGCTCTGAGGACTGGCCGGAGTCCCCAGGGGCAGCTGGGCGACCAGCCACAGAGCCCTCAAGGGAGGGCACTGGTGAAGGGGATGAGGAGGAGACTGCTGAGGCATGGCGCCTGCACCAGAAGCATGTCTTCGTGCTGAGCGAGGCGGGGAAGCCTGTGTACTCCCGCTATGGGTCAGAGGAGGCACTTTCCAGCACCATGGGTGTCATGGTGGCCCTGGTGTCCTTCCTGGAGGCTGACAAGAATGCCATCCGTTCCATCCATGCAG ATGGCTACAAGGTAGTATTCGTGCGCCGGAGCCCACTGGTGCTGGTGGCGGTGGCCCGCACGCGGCAGTCGGCACAAGAACTGGCGCAAGAGTTGCTCTACATCTACTACCAGATCCTGAGCCTTCTTACGGGCGCGCAGCTGAGCCACATCTTCCAGCAGAAGCAGAACTATGACCTGCGGCGCCTGCTCTCGGGCTCCGAGCGCATCACGGACAACCTGCTGCAGCTCATGGCGCGAGACCCCAGTTTCCTGATGGGGGCGGCGCGCTGCCTGCCCCTGGCGGCGGCCGTGCGCGACGTCGTGAGTGCCAGCCTGCAGCAGGCGCGCGCCCGCAGCCTCGTCTTCTCCATCCTGCTGGCGCGCAACCAGCTCGTGGCGCTCGTGCGCCGCAAGGACCAATTCCTGCACCCCATCGACCTGCACCTGCTCTTCAACCTCATAAGTTCCTCCTCGTCCTTCCGCGAGGGCGAGGCCTGGACGCCCGTGTGCCTGCCCAAATTCAACGCAGCCGGCTTCTTCCACGCACACATCTCTTACCTGGAGCCTGACACGGATCTCTGCCTGCTGCTCGTCTCCACCGACCGTGAGGACTTCTTTGCAGTGTCTGACTGCCGCCGCCGCTTTCAGGAGCGCCTGCGGAAGCGCGGAGCGCACCTGGCGCTGCGGGAGGCACTGCGCACACCTTACTACAGTGTTGCCCAAGTGGGCATCCCTGACCTGCGCCACTTCCTCTATAAGTCAAAGAGCTCGGGACTCTTCACCAG CCCTGAGATCGAGGCCCCGTACACCAGTGAAGAAGAGCAGGAGCGGCTGCTGGGCCTCTACCAGTACCTGCACAGCCGCGCCCACAATGCCTCCCGCCCACTCAAGACTATCTACTACACGGGCCCCAACGAGAACCTCCTGGCTTGG GTGACAGGCGCCTTTGAGCTCTACATGTGCTACAGCCCCCTGGGGACCAAGGCGTCGGCCGTCAGTGCCATCCATAAACTGATGCGCTGGATCCGCAAAGAAGAAGACCGCCTCTTCATCCTCACGCCCCTCACGTACTGA